One Microtus pennsylvanicus isolate mMicPen1 chromosome 3, mMicPen1.hap1, whole genome shotgun sequence DNA window includes the following coding sequences:
- the LOC142847114 gene encoding olfactory receptor 8G50-like: protein MRTGNHSTVTVFILAGLTDAPELQLFLFFLFVGIYAVTMVGNLGMITLILLSSHLHTPMYFFLSSLSFIDLCHSTVITPKMLVNFVTVKNIISYPECMTQLYFFLIFVISECHMLAAMAYDRYVAICNPLLYNAMMSYQVCFWMIFGVYGMGFIGATAHTVCMLRVHFCKADVINHYFCDLFPLLELSCSSIFINEVVVLCFSAFNILFPTLSILSSYIFIIASILRIKSTEGRSKAFSTCTSHMSAVAVFFGSAAFMYLQPSSVSSMDQGKVSSVFYTIVVPMLNPLIYSLRNKDVKLALKKLYEKKFS, encoded by the coding sequence ATGAGAACTGGAAACCACTCCACAGTCACTGTGTTCATCCTTGCTGGATTGACAGATGCACCAGAACTAcagctgtttctcttcttcctcttcgtTGGAATCTATGCAGTAACGATGGTGGGGAACCTGGGCATGATCACTCTGATCCTGCTCAGCTCCCATCTCCATAcccccatgtactttttcctctCCAGTCTGTCCTTCATTGACCTCTGTCATTCCACTGTCATTACCCCCAAAATGCTGGTGAACTTTGTAACAGTGAAGAACATCATCTCCTACCCTGAATGCATGACtcaactttatttctttctcatttttgttaTATCAGAATGTCATATGTTGGCTGCAATGGCTTATGACCGTTATGTTGCCATCTGTAACCCATTGCTTTACAATGCTATGATGTCCTATCAAGTCTGTTTCTGGATGATATTTGGGGTTTATGGTATGGGTTTCATTGGTGCCACTGCTCATACAGTCTGCATGCTAAGAGTGCATTTTTGTAAGGCTGATGTAATAAACCATTACTTCTGTGATCTTTTTCCACTCTTGGAGCTCTCTTGCTCCAGCATTTTTATCAATGAAGTTGTAGTTCTGTGTTTTAGTGCTTTTAATATCCTTTTCCCTACACTGAGTATCCTGAGCTCTTACATCTTCATTATTGCCAGCATCCTCAGGATTAAATCCACTGAGGGCAGGTCCAAAGCCTTCAGCACCTGCACCTCACACATGTCAGCTGTCGCTGTCTTCTTTGGATCTGCTGCATTCATGTACTTACAACCATCGTCAGTGAGCTCTATGGACCAAGGGAAAGTGTCCTCTGTATTTTATACTATTGTTGTTCCGATGCTGAACCCATTGATCTACAGCCTGAGAAATAAAGATGTCAAACTTGCTCTAAAGaagttatatgaaaaaaaattctcatga